AGGGCGCAGGGGGCTTGCTCAGCCCGCTCGGTGAGCGCTTCAACGCCCGCGACCTCATCGCGAAGCTGAACGCGACTCCCATCGTCGTCTGCCCAAACCGCCTCGGCGCGGTCAACCAGGCGCTGCTGCTGATGGATGCGGTGCCCGCAGTCGCGGCACGGCCCGCGCGTCTGGTCCTCGTTCAACCACGCACGCCGGACGCATCAACCCGGAGCAACCCGACACTGCTCGGCGAATTCCTTGGCGCGTCGCGCGTGTTCACACTTCCCCGGTTGGGCAAAGTGCGACAGGGCAGTGCGGAAGTTCCTTCCTCGTTACGCCACCTTGTGACGGCGCTGACGGCGGCAGGTTGATGGCGCTACGCGCGGCGCTCCTGGATGCCCGCGAGGATGTCCGCCACCACTTCCGCGCGCGGCTTCACGCCGACGTGGCCCTTGCCGTGGACGCGGACTGCGACATTGCCCGCCTCCAAATCGCGCGGGCCGATGACCAGCATGGTGTGGACGCGCGCGGTCTCGGCGTTCGCAATCTTGGCCTTGATGGGGTCGGAGCCAAAGTCACCTTCGCACCGCGCCATGGCCGCGCGCAGTTGCTGCACGATGGATTTCGCGTAGGCCACGAGCGCCGCGCATGCGGGATCGTCCTCGCTGCCGA
This Verrucomicrobiota bacterium DNA region includes the following protein-coding sequences:
- a CDS encoding threonine--tRNA ligase, whose translation is GSEDDPACAALVAYAKSIVQQLRAAMARCEGDFGSDPIKAKIANAETARVHTMLVIGPRDLEAGNVAVRVHGKGHVGVKPRAEVVADILAGIQERRA
- the bioD gene encoding dethiobiotin synthase, producing MGARCIFITGTDTGVGKTVFTCLLARHLRASGVRVAALKPVCSGGRGDALALRAALDGALTLDEINPWHFRAPVAPLLAARREGKRVHLAAVLAHVRRFQKTFEIVLVEGAGGLLSPLGERFNARDLIAKLNATPIVVCPNRLGAVNQALLLMDAVPAVAARPARLVLVQPRTPDASTRSNPTLLGEFLGASRVFTLPRLGKVRQGSAEVPSSLRHLVTALTAAG